A portion of the Cellulophaga algicola DSM 14237 genome contains these proteins:
- a CDS encoding BT_3928 family protein, with the protein MKYLVGFCRTVVGILFIISGFIKLNDPVGFSFKLEEYFSFGVLNMPFFEPHALKIAIFVVILEVLLGVLLLIGFRQRFTMYSLLVMIIGFTFLTFYSAYFNKVTDCGCFGDALKLTPWQSFTKDIILLILIVIIVVGKRYVQPIFNPSFNRIVTGASLAACVIFVYYVLNHLPAIDFRPYKIGANIEEGMSAPEGAPKAIFDYAWKFKVDGEEKIIVTQGDYPTVDGEFIAVETTEVQEGYEPPIHDFTIEKDGVDYATELLQEPKLMMVIAYDLGQSTYSAFEDVKELTDKAQKAGYKVIGMSASGEDFATKLLKEYKLNFEFYFTDQTTLKTIVRSNPGVLILNKGTITQKKHYNDLDAITLE; encoded by the coding sequence ATGAAGTACTTGGTTGGGTTCTGTAGAACAGTTGTAGGAATATTATTTATAATTAGTGGTTTTATAAAATTAAATGATCCTGTAGGGTTTTCATTTAAGTTGGAAGAGTATTTTAGTTTCGGCGTTTTAAATATGCCGTTTTTTGAGCCACATGCGTTAAAAATTGCAATTTTTGTGGTGATTTTGGAAGTCTTGTTAGGTGTTCTACTCCTAATAGGGTTTAGGCAAAGGTTTACTATGTATAGTTTATTAGTCATGATTATTGGCTTTACGTTCTTGACTTTTTATTCGGCTTATTTTAATAAAGTAACAGATTGCGGTTGTTTTGGTGATGCTTTAAAATTAACACCCTGGCAGTCTTTTACCAAAGATATAATACTATTAATTCTTATTGTTATTATAGTAGTAGGTAAACGGTATGTACAGCCCATTTTTAATCCTAGTTTTAATAGGATTGTCACAGGAGCATCTTTGGCTGCGTGTGTAATTTTTGTGTATTACGTGCTTAATCATTTACCTGCGATAGATTTTAGGCCCTATAAAATTGGTGCAAATATAGAAGAAGGTATGTCTGCTCCAGAAGGTGCGCCAAAAGCAATATTTGATTATGCTTGGAAGTTCAAGGTAGATGGAGAGGAAAAAATTATTGTTACTCAAGGTGACTACCCTACCGTAGATGGTGAATTTATAGCTGTAGAAACGACAGAAGTACAAGAAGGTTATGAGCCTCCAATTCATGATTTTACCATAGAAAAAGACGGGGTAGATTATGCAACAGAATTATTGCAAGAGCCTAAATTAATGATGGTAATTGCTTATGATCTAGGACAAAGTACGTATAGTGCTTTTGAAGATGTAAAAGAGCTTACAGATAAAGCGCAAAAAGCTGGCTATAAAGTTATAGGCATGTCTGCCTCTGGCGAAGATTTTGCGACTAAATTGCTAAAAGAGTATAAATTAAATTTTGAGTTTTATTTTACAGATCAAACTACCTTAAAAACAATAGTTCGTTCTAACCCAGGAGTCCTAATTTTGAATAAAGGTACCATCACACAGAAAAAACATTATAATGATTTAGATGCGATAACGTTAGAATAG
- a CDS encoding DUF1599 domain-containing protein has translation MQKTSEQYDAVIEICRTLFSKKMKDYGSAWRILRLPSLTDQIFIKAQRIRSLQENEVQKVEEGEQSEFIGIINYSIMALIQIEKGIADQPDLNVDEAVSLFDAHVNITKTLMENKNHDYGEAWREMRVSSLTDLILQKLLRVKQIEDNKGKTLVSEGIDANYQDMVNYAVFAMIHLTLNSK, from the coding sequence ATGCAGAAAACCTCAGAACAATATGATGCCGTAATAGAAATATGTCGCACTTTATTTTCTAAAAAGATGAAAGATTATGGTAGTGCATGGCGAATTCTAAGATTACCATCCTTAACAGATCAGATTTTTATTAAGGCACAACGAATTCGTAGTCTTCAAGAGAATGAAGTACAGAAAGTGGAAGAAGGGGAGCAATCTGAATTTATCGGAATTATTAATTATTCGATAATGGCCTTAATCCAGATAGAAAAAGGAATTGCAGATCAGCCAGATTTAAATGTTGACGAAGCAGTGTCGTTATTTGATGCCCACGTAAACATTACTAAAACACTGATGGAAAATAAAAATCATGATTACGGAGAAGCATGGAGAGAAATGCGTGTAAGCTCTTTAACAGATTTAATTTTACAAAAATTATTACGTGTTAAGCAAATTGAAGATAACAAAGGGAAAACTTTAGTGAGTGAAGGTATTGATGCTAATTACCAAGATATGGTAAACTATGCAGTATTTGCTATGATACATTTAACATTAAATTCTAAATAA
- the folP gene encoding dihydropteroate synthase: MTINCKGDLIKIGVPKIMGVLNTTPDSFYDGGKYKNETEILNQVQKMLVDGATFIDIGGYSSRPGALHVTEEEELNRVAPIVALVLKNFPECKISIDTFRSKVAEACINEGAAMINDISAGNMDPDMMNVVAKHQVPYIMMHMKGTPQNMQKNIQYDNLLTDILSYFAERITTAQDKKINDIILDPGFGFSKTLEQNYELMQKLELLKNAKKPILVGISRKSMIYKLLKSDAQNALNGTTSLHTIALIKGANILRVHDVKEAAECITIVQQLKCKNT, encoded by the coding sequence ATGACCATAAACTGCAAAGGAGATCTAATTAAAATTGGAGTACCAAAAATAATGGGTGTTCTTAATACTACGCCTGATTCATTTTATGATGGAGGAAAATACAAAAATGAAACTGAAATTCTTAATCAAGTTCAAAAAATGCTTGTTGATGGAGCCACTTTCATAGATATTGGCGGATATAGCTCAAGACCTGGTGCTTTACACGTTACAGAAGAAGAAGAATTAAATAGAGTTGCACCTATAGTAGCTTTGGTACTTAAAAATTTCCCTGAGTGTAAAATTTCAATAGACACCTTTAGAAGTAAAGTAGCAGAAGCCTGCATTAATGAAGGCGCAGCAATGATTAATGATATTTCTGCAGGAAATATGGACCCTGACATGATGAACGTTGTTGCTAAACATCAAGTTCCCTACATTATGATGCATATGAAGGGAACCCCTCAAAACATGCAGAAAAACATACAATATGATAATTTACTTACTGATATTCTAAGTTATTTTGCCGAAAGAATAACTACAGCTCAAGATAAAAAAATTAATGATATTATTTTAGATCCTGGATTCGGGTTTTCAAAGACATTAGAGCAGAATTATGAATTAATGCAAAAATTAGAGCTCCTGAAAAATGCTAAAAAACCAATCTTAGTTGGTATTAGCAGAAAATCTATGATCTATAAGTTATTAAAGAGCGATGCTCAAAATGCTTTAAATGGTACGACTAGCTTACATACAATTGCTTTAATAAAGGGCGCTAACATACTCCGGGTTCATGATGTAAAAGAAGCTGCAGAATGTATTACTATAGTACAGCAATTAAAGTGCAAAAATACCTAG
- a CDS encoding diadenylate cyclase, whose protein sequence is MDFLSFLDFKITDLIDILLVATLLYYIYKLVRGTVAINIFIGIVLVWGFWKLTELLEMKMISSVIGGFMQVGLIALIIVFQQEIRKFLLMIGSTNFANKRKFIKHFKFLKQEVTTIGTDVDSLVSACDKMSSSKTGAIIIIKRSNSLDFVKSSGDKMSIKITQPIIESIFYKNSPLHDGAAVIEGNYIVATRVILPVSNERNIPLRFGLRHRAAVGITEKTDSLAIVVSEETGMITYIKNGEFVLYNDLTELSSMIKEDLM, encoded by the coding sequence TTGGATTTTTTAAGCTTTCTAGATTTTAAGATTACAGATTTAATAGACATATTACTTGTCGCTACGCTGTTATACTACATTTACAAATTGGTTCGCGGCACTGTTGCGATAAATATTTTCATTGGTATTGTTCTTGTTTGGGGTTTCTGGAAACTCACAGAGCTTTTAGAGATGAAAATGATTTCTAGTGTTATTGGCGGTTTTATGCAAGTTGGTTTAATTGCACTAATTATTGTTTTTCAGCAAGAGATAAGAAAATTTTTGCTAATGATTGGTTCTACCAATTTTGCGAATAAAAGAAAATTTATTAAACATTTCAAATTCCTGAAACAAGAAGTGACCACCATCGGCACAGATGTGGACTCACTTGTAAGTGCCTGCGACAAAATGAGTTCATCAAAAACTGGCGCTATAATAATTATTAAGAGAAGCAATTCCTTAGATTTCGTAAAATCTAGTGGCGATAAAATGTCTATTAAAATTACCCAACCTATTATTGAAAGTATTTTTTACAAAAACAGTCCATTGCACGATGGAGCTGCTGTGATTGAAGGCAATTATATTGTTGCAACCCGAGTGATACTCCCCGTATCTAACGAACGTAATATTCCATTACGCTTTGGATTAAGACACCGAGCTGCCGTTGGCATTACGGAGAAAACAGATTCTCTAGCCATTGTAGTAAGCGAAGAAACAGGAATGATTACCTATATTAAAAACGGAGAATTTGTATTATATAATGACTTAACAGAGCTTTCTAGCATGATCAAAGAAGATTTGATGTAA
- a CDS encoding DUF3667 domain-containing protein, translating to MECKNCTLTLEENHNFCADCGAKVVRNRLTIKNLFGDFAQRYLNIDNTFIRTFGKLFVAPEIVILGYINGVRKKYMNPISYFTIAVFLGGLFFFLVQKFFPTAMDFQFTQMNVDSSDASQQMGLEFGKKFQDITVEYQSLFYLAMLPFLSLISRVVFYNKKQFNLSEHFVINMYAYTQMSILVNILYIASIWNSQWIYYLSMSNVITLVLYFSYVYKKAFQLSFKQILLKLLLFLVIFGILFLGIIICAVIYLAFFTDTFKNLKDAQAMLY from the coding sequence ATGGAATGCAAAAACTGCACCCTTACCTTAGAAGAAAATCATAATTTTTGCGCTGATTGTGGAGCGAAAGTGGTCAGAAATAGATTGACAATTAAAAATTTATTTGGTGATTTTGCACAGCGCTATTTAAATATTGACAATACCTTCATTCGCACTTTTGGTAAATTATTTGTAGCTCCTGAAATAGTAATTCTTGGATATATTAATGGTGTTCGTAAAAAATATATGAATCCCATCTCTTATTTCACAATTGCTGTTTTCTTGGGGGGACTTTTCTTTTTCTTAGTTCAAAAATTCTTTCCTACAGCAATGGATTTTCAATTTACACAAATGAACGTTGACAGTTCCGATGCATCACAACAAATGGGATTAGAGTTTGGGAAGAAGTTTCAAGATATTACAGTTGAATATCAAAGCCTCTTTTATTTAGCAATGCTCCCTTTTCTATCCTTAATATCAAGAGTAGTTTTTTACAACAAAAAGCAATTTAATCTCAGTGAGCATTTCGTCATCAATATGTATGCGTATACACAAATGTCAATTTTAGTCAACATTTTATATATCGCAAGTATATGGAATAGCCAATGGATATATTATCTTTCAATGAGTAATGTTATTACCTTAGTTTTATACTTTTCTTATGTATATAAAAAGGCATTTCAATTATCGTTTAAGCAAATACTCTTAAAGCTTTTGTTATTTCTGGTAATTTTCGGAATACTATTCTTAGGTATTATTATTTGCGCAGTTATTTACTTGGCATTTTTTACAGACACTTTCAAAAATCTTAAAGATGCGCAGGCAATGCTGTACTAA
- a CDS encoding ABC transporter ATP-binding protein — MDNKSGKAFDFLLFKRLVNYTKPYRVTFYGVAIAAILLSGFAVMTAIIVGNIVDEAITQKDSQKLLYMTMAMLAVLIGQVVSQLGFNYYANWLGESVIKDVRIDLFKRMLGFKMKYFDSSSIGVLVTRAVADMQRIGEIFSQGFFVIVADLLKMIVVAGVMLYQSWKLALIVFALLPIIAYATRLFQKAMKIAFTEVRAEVSNLNSFVQERITGMKIVQLFNREEIEKEKFREINEKHKDAWLKTVWYNSIFFPIAEIVSSIAIGLIVWYGGLLNIANVGPSEYGAIFAFILLSDMLFRPLRQIADKFNTLQMGMVAANRVFKILDTESQIEDSGTIEKAAILGAIDFKDVRFGYLEDEEVLHGISFNVKAGETVAIVGATGAGKSTIINLLNRFYEINSGEIAIDGVSIKDFKLSSLRSKIAVVLQDVFLFADTIANNISLKNTAITTAQIEAAAREIGVHEFIASLPEGYNYNVKERGTMLSSGQRQLIAFLRAYVSNPSILVLDEATSSVDTYSEQLIQKATDKITEGRTSIIIAHRLATIKKADKIIVMDAGKIVEIGTHKELLKKGGYYNNLYEAQFSIEEVA; from the coding sequence ATGGATAATAAATCAGGAAAAGCATTTGATTTTCTCTTGTTTAAAAGATTAGTAAACTACACAAAGCCTTATCGTGTTACTTTCTACGGGGTAGCTATTGCTGCAATTTTACTTTCAGGTTTTGCTGTAATGACGGCGATAATTGTTGGTAATATTGTTGATGAAGCAATTACACAGAAAGACAGTCAGAAATTATTATATATGACAATGGCTATGCTAGCGGTTCTTATTGGGCAGGTAGTGAGTCAGTTAGGGTTTAATTATTATGCCAACTGGTTGGGAGAATCTGTAATCAAAGATGTTAGAATAGATCTGTTTAAACGCATGTTAGGGTTTAAGATGAAGTATTTTGATAGTTCCTCTATTGGTGTTTTGGTTACCAGAGCAGTTGCAGATATGCAGCGAATAGGAGAGATCTTTAGTCAGGGTTTTTTTGTAATTGTAGCAGATTTACTTAAAATGATTGTTGTGGCAGGTGTCATGCTGTATCAAAGCTGGAAATTGGCTTTAATCGTTTTTGCATTATTGCCTATTATCGCCTATGCAACCAGATTGTTTCAAAAAGCAATGAAAATTGCCTTTACGGAGGTTAGAGCTGAGGTGTCTAACTTAAATTCATTTGTACAAGAACGGATAACTGGAATGAAAATAGTTCAGCTTTTTAACCGGGAAGAAATTGAAAAGGAAAAGTTTAGAGAAATTAACGAAAAGCATAAAGATGCATGGTTAAAAACAGTTTGGTATAACTCTATTTTCTTTCCGATTGCAGAAATTGTATCTTCTATAGCCATTGGTTTAATTGTTTGGTATGGCGGATTATTAAATATAGCTAATGTTGGCCCTAGTGAGTACGGGGCTATTTTCGCCTTTATTTTACTTTCTGATATGTTGTTTAGACCTTTACGTCAAATTGCAGATAAGTTTAACACCTTACAGATGGGTATGGTAGCGGCTAATAGAGTGTTTAAAATATTAGATACCGAAAGTCAAATTGAAGATTCTGGAACTATTGAAAAAGCAGCTATTCTAGGAGCTATTGATTTTAAGGATGTTCGTTTTGGGTATTTAGAAGATGAAGAGGTATTGCATGGAATATCTTTCAATGTCAAAGCAGGAGAGACCGTAGCAATAGTTGGTGCCACAGGAGCAGGGAAGTCTACTATTATCAATCTGCTAAATAGATTTTACGAGATTAACTCTGGAGAAATAGCTATTGATGGTGTCTCTATTAAAGATTTTAAACTGTCATCTCTTCGCTCTAAAATAGCGGTAGTGTTACAAGATGTTTTTCTCTTTGCAGATACTATTGCCAATAATATTTCACTTAAAAATACAGCCATAACAACAGCACAAATAGAGGCTGCTGCTAGAGAAATTGGGGTGCATGAATTTATAGCAAGTTTACCAGAAGGTTATAATTATAATGTAAAGGAGCGCGGTACTATGTTATCTAGCGGACAAAGGCAGCTCATAGCATTTTTAAGAGCGTATGTAAGTAACCCGAGCATTCTGGTCTTAGATGAGGCAACGTCCTCTGTAGATACGTATTCTGAGCAGTTGATACAGAAAGCAACAGATAAAATTACAGAAGGTAGAACTTCAATTATTATAGCACATAGATTAGCAACGATTAAAAAAGCGGACAAGATTATTGTTATGGATGCCGGTAAAATTGTTGAAATAGGCACACACAAAGAACTTCTTAAAAAGGGTGGGTACTATAATAATCTTTATGAAGCACAATTTTCTATAGAAGAAGTGGCTTAG
- the truA gene encoding tRNA pseudouridine(38-40) synthase TruA, giving the protein MRYFIRFSYFGKHYHGWQKQPNAVTVQGVLEDALSKLLANEIILMGAGRTDAGVHAKELYAHFDFEEIPNKENFVFRLNAFLPKDIAILDVFQVPEDAHARFNAVARTYEYWIVQQKNPFLTNHAHLIKYPLDINKMNEAAQVFLSHIDFECFSKSNTAVNTFNCDVKYAEWKVTDGILVFTITADRFLRNMVRAIVGTLLEVGLGKIDISNVKAILKSKDRSKAGASAPAKGLYLTSVLYPDNIVKNHG; this is encoded by the coding sequence TTGAGGTATTTTATTCGTTTTTCTTACTTCGGAAAACATTATCATGGGTGGCAGAAACAACCTAATGCCGTTACGGTACAAGGCGTTTTAGAAGATGCCTTATCAAAATTATTAGCTAACGAAATTATTTTGATGGGTGCCGGTAGAACAGATGCGGGAGTGCATGCAAAGGAATTGTATGCTCATTTTGATTTTGAAGAAATACCAAATAAAGAAAATTTTGTGTTTAGGTTAAATGCTTTTTTGCCGAAAGATATTGCTATACTGGATGTTTTTCAGGTTCCAGAAGACGCGCATGCAAGATTTAATGCAGTTGCTAGAACTTATGAATATTGGATTGTACAACAGAAAAATCCGTTTTTGACGAACCATGCTCATTTAATTAAATATCCATTAGATATCAATAAAATGAATGAAGCTGCTCAGGTTTTCTTATCACATATAGATTTCGAGTGCTTTTCAAAAAGTAATACAGCTGTGAATACGTTTAATTGTGATGTAAAATATGCGGAATGGAAAGTGACTGACGGAATCTTAGTTTTTACAATTACAGCAGATCGTTTTTTAAGGAATATGGTGCGCGCTATAGTTGGTACATTGCTAGAGGTTGGTTTGGGTAAGATAGATATCTCCAATGTTAAAGCTATATTAAAAAGTAAAGATAGGAGCAAGGCAGGGGCTTCAGCCCCAGCAAAAGGCTTATATTTGACCTCAGTTTTATACCCAGATAATATTGTAAAAAACCATGGATAA
- a CDS encoding metallophosphoesterase family protein — protein sequence MTRILLLSDTHSHIDDTILKYAKKADEIWHAGDIGTLDVTDKLKKIKPIRVVYGNIDDHVAQMEFPLDNRFMCEGVDVWMTHIGGYPNRYNPRIREDIKKNPPKLFISGHSHILKVMWDKKLNLLHMNPGACGKHGFHQVRTMLQFVIDGKEIKDLEIIELGQRG from the coding sequence ATGACCCGAATACTTTTACTTTCTGATACACATAGCCATATAGATGATACGATACTGAAATACGCTAAAAAAGCAGATGAAATATGGCATGCAGGTGATATTGGCACACTAGATGTTACTGATAAATTAAAAAAAATAAAACCTATCAGGGTAGTCTATGGCAATATTGACGACCATGTAGCACAAATGGAATTCCCGCTAGACAATAGGTTTATGTGCGAAGGGGTTGATGTATGGATGACCCATATTGGTGGCTATCCAAATAGATACAATCCTAGAATTCGTGAGGATATTAAGAAAAACCCGCCTAAATTATTTATTAGCGGACATTCGCATATTTTAAAAGTAATGTGGGATAAAAAACTGAATCTTTTACATATGAATCCTGGAGCATGTGGCAAACATGGTTTTCACCAAGTGCGCACAATGCTACAATTTGTTATTGACGGGAAAGAGATAAAAGATTTAGAAATAATTGAGTTAGGACAGAGAGGATAG
- a CDS encoding DUF4293 domain-containing protein, whose product MIQRIQTLYLLIVILLTAALPFWVNLWSDIEGKEIFAKDDVLISGAFFVSAILALVSVGLYKKRQNQFVANRLNMILNLFLLGFFVYRSLNLSGEISVSEKGIGMLIPIFSIVFLVLANKAIRKDEDLVKSVDRLR is encoded by the coding sequence ATGATTCAAAGAATCCAAACATTATATTTACTAATCGTTATACTATTGACGGCTGCTTTACCGTTTTGGGTAAACCTATGGTCGGATATTGAAGGAAAGGAAATTTTTGCCAAAGATGATGTTTTAATCTCTGGAGCATTTTTTGTTTCGGCGATATTAGCTTTAGTGAGTGTAGGGTTATATAAAAAAAGACAAAACCAATTTGTAGCAAACAGATTGAATATGATATTGAACCTTTTTTTACTAGGATTTTTCGTTTATCGATCGCTAAACTTATCTGGAGAAATTTCGGTTTCTGAGAAGGGTATTGGGATGCTGATTCCTATTTTTTCTATCGTTTTTTTAGTCTTGGCCAACAAGGCAATTAGGAAGGATGAGGATCTTGTAAAATCTGTGGATCGCTTACGTTAA
- the rho gene encoding transcription termination factor Rho, which translates to MFEISDLKSKKLPELQEIANGLKVPKYKTLKKLDLVYQILDVQAANPKVVQATLSTTTPEVAEKPKPAKVARPKKPRITAKTEKTEEPTVEKAVESIPKKPNPRPNKPNPRPVVAKEVPNKSIEERPTKEAPKEARAPHPKNTKAPAPNQKKEFQKKTPVHTNQNNNNPNQNNPNQNNPNQNKPNPRPKQEKNNNFDKDLKNRYKEPEYEFDSIIASEGVLDIMQDGYGFLRSSDYNYLSSPDDIYVSQSQIRLFGLKTGDTVLGNVRPPKEGEKYFPLIKVNKINGIDPQVVRDRVAFEHLTPLFPQEKFNLSERQGTISTRIIDLFSPIGKGQRGMIVSQPKSGKTMLLKDIANGIAANHPEVYQIILLIDERPEEVTDMQRNVRGEVVASTFDKEPTEHVRVANIVLEKAKRLVECGHDVVILLDSITRLARAYNTVQPPSGKVLSGGVDANALHKPKRFFGAARNIEGGGSLSIIATALTETGSKMDEVIFEEFKGTGNMELQLDRKIANRRIFPAIDLTSSSTRRDDLLLDETTIQRMWILRKYLADMNPIEAMEFIEQRIKQTKNNEEFLMTMSQ; encoded by the coding sequence ATGTTTGAAATTTCAGATTTAAAATCAAAAAAGCTTCCTGAGCTTCAGGAAATAGCCAATGGTTTAAAAGTACCAAAGTACAAAACCTTAAAAAAACTAGACTTAGTTTATCAAATTTTAGATGTGCAAGCTGCCAATCCTAAAGTTGTACAAGCTACACTAAGTACTACTACTCCCGAAGTAGCAGAAAAACCTAAACCTGCTAAAGTTGCACGGCCTAAAAAACCGAGAATAACGGCTAAAACAGAGAAAACAGAAGAACCTACTGTTGAAAAAGCGGTAGAAAGCATTCCTAAAAAGCCAAATCCGAGGCCCAATAAGCCAAACCCGAGGCCAGTAGTTGCAAAGGAAGTTCCTAACAAATCTATTGAGGAAAGACCTACCAAAGAGGCTCCTAAAGAAGCTAGAGCTCCGCACCCAAAAAATACAAAGGCTCCAGCTCCAAATCAGAAAAAGGAGTTTCAAAAAAAGACACCTGTTCATACCAATCAGAACAACAACAATCCAAATCAGAATAACCCCAATCAAAATAATCCGAATCAAAACAAACCTAATCCTCGTCCAAAACAGGAGAAGAATAACAATTTTGATAAAGATTTAAAAAATAGGTATAAAGAGCCAGAATACGAATTTGATAGCATTATTGCTAGTGAAGGAGTTTTAGACATTATGCAAGATGGCTACGGTTTCTTGCGCTCGTCTGATTACAACTATTTATCATCACCTGATGATATTTATGTTTCTCAATCTCAAATACGTTTATTTGGATTAAAAACTGGGGATACCGTTTTAGGAAATGTTCGTCCACCAAAAGAGGGAGAAAAATATTTTCCTTTAATTAAAGTGAACAAAATTAATGGGATAGACCCACAAGTAGTACGTGATCGTGTTGCTTTTGAGCACTTAACTCCATTATTCCCGCAAGAAAAATTTAACTTATCAGAAAGACAAGGTACAATCTCCACACGGATTATCGACTTATTCTCTCCTATCGGAAAAGGACAAAGAGGTATGATTGTATCGCAACCTAAATCTGGTAAAACTATGTTGCTTAAAGATATCGCAAACGGTATTGCAGCAAACCACCCAGAAGTTTATCAAATTATATTACTAATTGACGAACGCCCTGAAGAAGTTACAGACATGCAACGTAATGTACGTGGCGAAGTTGTAGCATCTACTTTTGACAAAGAACCTACAGAACACGTTAGAGTTGCTAATATTGTTTTAGAGAAAGCAAAAAGACTTGTAGAATGTGGTCATGACGTGGTTATCTTATTAGATTCTATAACACGTTTAGCACGTGCATACAACACCGTACAGCCGCCATCCGGAAAAGTATTAAGTGGTGGTGTAGATGCAAACGCATTACACAAACCAAAACGTTTCTTTGGTGCTGCACGTAACATAGAAGGCGGAGGATCATTATCTATTATTGCAACCGCCTTAACAGAAACAGGTTCTAAAATGGATGAAGTCATCTTTGAAGAATTTAAAGGTACCGGTAACATGGAACTACAATTAGATCGTAAGATTGCTAATCGCAGAATATTCCCTGCTATTGACCTTACCTCTTCTAGCACACGTAGAGATGATTTATTACTAGATGAAACTACCATACAGCGTATGTGGATTCTGCGTAAATACCTTGCAGACATGAACCCTATTGAAGCTATGGAGTTTATTGAACAACGTATTAAACAAACAAAAAATAATGAAGAATTTTTAATGACAATGAGTCAGTAA